One window of the Gambusia affinis linkage group LG01, SWU_Gaff_1.0, whole genome shotgun sequence genome contains the following:
- the LOC122832061 gene encoding potassium voltage-gated channel subfamily A member 3, producing the protein MRLQPRMDDHLSLLQSPPPSVTKTRGDNLVNHGYTETEADVMTVVACDNMLEESAALPGHHSLDRYEPDHECCERVVINISGLRFETQLKTLSQFPETLLGDPKKRMRYFDPLRNEYFFDRNRPSFDAILYYYQSGGRIRRPVNVPIDIFSEEIRFYELGEEAMEKFREDEGFIKEEERPLPENEFQRQVWLLFEYPESSGPARGIAIVSVLVILISIVIFCLETLPEFRDENRDPITIAPLINGTLPYFISPFSDPFFVVETLCIIWFSFELLVRFFACPSKATFSKNIMNIIDIVAIIPYFITLGTELAERQGNGQQAMSLAILRVIRLVRVFRIFKLSRHSKGLQILGQTLKASMRELGLLIFFLFIGVILFSSAVYFAEADDPESGFSSIPDAFWWAVVTMTTVGYGDMHPVTIGGKIVGSLCAIAGVLTIALPVPVIVSNFNYFYHRETDGEEQAQYLHVGSCQPLADTEELRKTRSSSSLSKSEYMVIEEHGINSAFKQQPNFPTTTTTAQNNSQNCVNINKKIFTDV; encoded by the coding sequence ATCACCCCCGCCGAGCGTAACCAAAACCAGAGGCGACAACCTGGTGAACCACGGCTACACCGAGACAGAGGCCGACGTGATGACGGTCGTGGCGTGTGACAACATGCTGGAGGAGTCGGCGGCTTTGCCGGGCCACCACTCTCTGGACCGATACGAGCCGGACCATGAGTGCTGCGAGCGGGTGGTCATCAACATCTCAGGGTTGCGCTTCGAGACGCAGCTGAAGACGCTGTCACAATTCCCAGAGACGCTGCTGGGGGACCCCAAGAAGAGAATGAGATACTTTGACCCCCTCAGGAACGAATACTTTTTTGATCGGAACCGGCCCAGCTTCGACGCCATTCTTTATTACTACCAGTCAGGCGGGCGCATCAGGAGACCTGTTAACGTGCCCATTGACATTTTTTCTGAGGAGATCCGCTTCTACGAGCTGGGCGAGGAGGCTATGGAGAAGTTCAGAGAGGACGAGGGCTTTATTAAGGAGGAGGAGCGGCCGCTGCCTGAGAATGAGTTTCAAAGGCAGGTGTGGCTGCTCTTTGAGTATCCAGAGAGCTCGGGTCCCGCCCGGGGAATCGCGATAGTGTCTGTCTTGGTCATTCTCATCTCCATTGTCATCTTCTGCTTAGAGACGTTGCCAGAGTTCAGGGACGAGAACAGGGACCCGATCACCATTGCGCCTCTGATAAATGGCACGCTGCCCTATTTCATTAGCCCGTTCTCAGACCCCTTCTTCGTGGTGGAGACTCTATGCATTATCTGGTTTTCATTCGAGCTGCTGGTGCGCTTCTTTGCATGCCCGAGTAAAGCCACGTTCTCCAAAAACATTATGAACATCATTGACATCGTTGCCATCATTCCCTACTTCATCACCCTGGGCACGGAGCTGGCAGAGAGGCAGGGGAACGGACAGCAGGCCATGTCTCTGGCCATCCTGCGCGTAATCAGGCTCGTTCGGGTGTTTCGCATCTTTAAGCTTTCGCGGCACTCCAAGGGCCTCCAGATTTTAGGGCAGACTCTAAAGGCCAGCATGCGCGAACTGGGGCTGCTCATCTTCTTCTTGTTTATCGGGGTCATCCTCTTCTCCAGCGCTGTCTACTTCGCTGAGGCAGACGACCCGGAGTCGGGGTTCAGCAGCATCCCGGACGCGTTCTGGTGGGCGGTCGTCACCATGACCACCGTGGGTTACGGGGATATGCACCCCGTGACGATCGGGGGCAAGATTGTGGGGTCCCTGTGCGCGATCGCGGGTGTGTTGACCATAGCGTTACCCGTGCCCGTCATCGTGTCCAACTTTAACTACTTCTACCACAGAGAGACTGACGGGGAGGAGCAGGCGCAGTATCTGCACGTGGGGAGCTGTCAACCCCTGGCGGACACGGAGGAGCTGAGGAAGACTCGCTCTTCCTCCTCACTCAGTAAAAGCGAGTACATGGTGATAGAGGAGCACGGGATCAACAGTGCGTTCAAGCAGCAGCCGAACTTCCCGACCACCACGACCACCGCTCAGAACAACTCTCAGAACTGTgtcaacataaacaaaaagatcTTCACCGACGTGTAG